The Corythoichthys intestinalis isolate RoL2023-P3 chromosome 1, ASM3026506v1, whole genome shotgun sequence genomic interval CAGCACTATGTTATGCAAGGCAAACGTGTTTCCATATGCAGACAGCttctttttgttatttgcagcagtattattgattatacaacccctagcaaaaagtacagaatcaccagtctcggacgaacactcactcagacattttatcatgaagaacaaactcagataaaaagcttgaaaaaaataatgaattacttcaaaagtgcaactcttttagCATTGAGAAACACtacaatgaataaaaaacattgcggtggtcagtaaatgttacttttgtaGAGCAagagcagggaaatatatatggacttactccattctgagggaaaaaaaatggaatcatgagaaacagagaaataacaaacaaaacacatctttagtatttagtagcaccacctctggcttcaataacagcttgcagtctttgaggcatggacttgatgagtattcttcatcaatttggtgccaacacactttgattgcagttgccagttcatccttgcaggtcggcgcCTTACTGTggacaatttttttcaattcccACCacgggttttcaatagggttgagatctgggctatttgcaggccatggcattgactggatgagtctttctccaaggaatgctttaacagtttaagctctgtggcatgatgcattgtaatCTTggaaaaatgacatattttcaattgaagggataagcttTCTAATATTTCAATGTAATCTTGtgctttattgaagatttaaccacagccatctccacaGTGCctctgcctgacatgcagccccatatcatcaaggactgagggcatttttatattttcttcaggcagtcatctttgtaaatctcactggagcaGCACcacaccaaagttccagcatcatcaccttgtcaacagacaagaatctgcattggacaaggattcatgagtcaagaatctgcatcgactacaagctgtcataaaagccagagatggtgctactaaatactagagatgtgttttattCGTTTCTCATGTTAccatatttttcctcagaatggagtgattccatatatatttccctgcacttgctctataaaagtaacatttactgaccaccacaatgtttttatgaaTGCTAaatagttgcacttttgaactaattcattattttttcaagctttttatcagtttgttctacatgatgtcTTTTTGCGAGGGGTTGGACATCTTTTTTGATGTTTTAGTTTTACAAAAGGGAGACACGGTAAAGCATCTCTGCAATCATCTGGAGTGTGAAGTCTCTCTATGTTGAGCTGCTTGGACAGCGGAAGAGAGGCCATCTACAGGTAATTCACCTTATTCTGTCCCCGATCTCATGGTTACTgtcagtggcggaacaaatgtgaacagggcccaGGTGCGACGGCATAACCGTGGACTGTCCAACGGGGGACGGGCTAGCAGAGATATTTTTACACTTCCAggagttggacaaaataatggaaaaatcttaaagtcaacaaaactgatttaaccctttaagagcttagcctattttgtctgaattttgcatgcctttgatgttgccttatatatcatatttcaaagaaaaaaattgtgtacattggcctggttgggtccctttttttctgGACActatcatgtccaaactgttgttttattcactgagcaattataatcaacattttggacccaaaaagacaaaaataccTAAAATATCTGGTCAAAATTTGTGATAttaatgtcccattgacaaccgaaCATGCTCAACCAAACGTTTTGGAGcttaataatatttattcaacttatgATAAacattgaacagaaaaaaatgaaactgaatagttttatattagacatttcaacagaaacagcaggtatggtcatctgcgtttttgttctttctacatactatggtcaaaacagttgaTATGCAGTAGATCAACagtgtaaaatatatataaacatacaccggccactttattaggtacacctgtccaactgcttgttaacacttaatttctaatcaaccaatcacatggtggcaactcggtgcatttaggcatgtatacatggtttaagacaatcttctgcagttcaaaccgagcatcagtatggagaagaaaggtgatttgagtgacttttaacgtggcatggttgttgctgacagaagggctggtctgagtatttcagaaactgctgatctactgggattttcacacacaaccatctctagggtttacagagaatggtccgaaaaagaaaaaatatccagtgagcggcagttctgtgggcggaaatgccttgttgatgccagaggtcagaggagaatggccagactggttcgagctgatagaaaggcaacagtgactcaaataaccacccgttacaaccaaggtaggcagaagagcatctctgaacgcacagtacgttgaactttgaggcagattggctacagcagcagaaggccacgccgggtgccattcctttcagctaagaacaggaaactgaggctacaatttgcacaagctcatcaaaatttGACAATAGAagcttggaaaaacgttgcctggtctgatgagtctcgatttctgctgcgacattcggatggttggGTCAGAATTtgccgtcaacaacatgaaagcatggatccatcctgcctcgtatcaacggttcaggctggtggtggtggtgtaatggtgtggggaatattttatggcactctttgggccccttggtaccaattgagcatcgttggaacgcaacAGCCTACCTAAGTATTGTTGCTAacaatgtccatccctttatgagcacaatgtacccaacttctgatggctactttcagcaggacaatgcgccatgtcataaagctggaatcatctcagactggtttcttgaacatgacaatgagttcactgtactcaaatggcctccacagtcaccagatctaaatccaatagagcatctgtgggatgtggttGAACGGGAGATTtgaatcatggatgtgcagctgacaaatctgcaccaactgtgtgatgccatcatgtcaatatggaccaaactctgaggaatgcttccagcaccttgttgaatctatgccatgaagatttgaggcagttctgaaggcaaaagggggtccaacccgttactagcatggtgtacctaataaagtggccggtgagtgtatatcatctaacatataaaGGGtttgaggatatctctttgtgaggttaaGTATTGAACCAATCACCTCATCAAAATCATATacatacaatcaagcttctcgaacacacatctatatacaaattgaaaagatagtgaccaaaaaaatcaaatattaaattgaaaataaagaattcaaaaatattgacaataaatTACTTAGTAcagttttttcaggcatgccactcactTTCCCCTTGAACAGGACACAGGGCTACGTCACAAAGCCCACTTTTCCACCGTGTGCCCACTACTGTCATTTCTCACTCAACTTCTGCACTTTCAAATAAGGCAAACcagtggcacgtgggtgacataattacagcgggatgaggcttcaaagatgatacaggtagtccccagtacTGCATGGACAGATGCACGCACCCCATACACAGAGCACCCGAGTGACAGAGGACCTTCGATCGAAGCTCTTGTCTGCCACACTGCCAGCGAggccggcctaccaggggcagttAGCTTGAGAGCCACCCCGAAAGGCTTCGGCTTGGTCTGGGGCACCATGGCCCCCAGCACTCTTCCTGTTCCGGACAAAGGCACGCACCTCGCGTCGTGTCCGTAGGGGAAGCTCGAGAAACCTAGGTTTTCGCCAGCGGTCTCGCTGCCGGGTGCCGGGCTCGTGGTGGGCCTGCCTGCCCACCTAGGGCACGGGGGAGTGTGTCCCTGCCGGCCGGCCGCGGGAGCCAGAGGACCCAGCAAGGCTCATGGGCCGGGACACGGCGGTCGGTCCGTTGCCCGCCTGACCCTCCTATGGCGCGAGGTGGGCCGGTGTGCGTACATTTGTTGTTTGTGAAGCCTCCAGATGTGACGacttgatatacagtggggcaaataagtatttagtcaaccaccaattgtgcaagctctcctacttgaaaagattagagaggcctgtaattttcaacatgggtaaacctcaaccacgagagagaatatggaagaaaaaaaaaacagaaaatcacattgtttgatttttaaagaatttatttacaaattagagtggaaaataagtatttggtcacctacaaacaagcagtcaaagaggtctaacttcttctaatgaggtctaacaaggctccactcgttacctgtattaatggcacctgttttaactcattatcagtaaaaaagacacctgtccacaacctcagtcagtcacactccaaactccactatggccaaagagctgtcgaaggacaccagagacaaaattgtagacctgcaccaggctgggaagactgaatctgcaataggtaaaacgcttggtgtaaagaaatcaactgtgggagcaattattagaaaatggaagacatacaagaccacagataatctccctcgatctggggctccatgcaagatctcaccctgtggtgtcaaaatgatgacaagaacagggggcaaaaatcccagaaccacacgggcggacctagtgaatgacctacacagagctgggaccacagtaacaaaagctactatcagtaacacaatgcgccaccagggactcaaatcctgcactgccagacgtgtccccctgctgaagccagtacacgtgcaggcccgtctgcagttcgctagagagcatttggatgatccagaagaggactgggagaatgtgttatggtcagatgaaatcaaaatagaactttttggtagaaacacatgttctcgtgtttggaggagaacgaACACTGAATTGTatcagaagaacaccatacccactgtgaagcatgatggtggaaacatcatactttagggccatttttctgcaaagggaccaggacgactgatctgtgcaaaggaaagaacgaatggggccaggtatcaagagattttgagtaaaaatctccttccatcagcaagggcattgaagatgagacgtgtctgggtctttcagcatgacaatgatcccaaacacacagcctgggcaacaaaggagtggcttcctaagaagtatttcaaggtcctggagatgcctagccagtctccagatctcaaccccatagaaaatctgtggagggagttgaaagtccgtgttgcgcaacgacagccccaaaatatcactgctctagaggagatctgcatgcaggaatgggccaaaataccagcaacagtgtgtgaaaagcttgttaggagttacagaaaacgtaccgcagatgggcctgcacGTGTactggatttgagtccctggcggcgcattgtgttactgatagaagcttttgttactgtggtcccagctctgtgtaggtcattcactcggtcccccagtgtggttctgggatttttgcccactgttcttgtcatcattttgacgccatggggtgagatcttgcatggagctccagatcgagggagatcatcagtggtcttgtatatcttccattttctaataattgctcccttaGTTCATTtcattacaccaagcgaagagtgaagagttacagaaaatgtttggcctccaaaGCCaagccaacaaagtgtacataacaaagtattgagatgatcatgtgatattgaccaaatacttttccaccatgatttgcaactaaattctttaaaaaaaaaaaaaactgtgatccccacctcccccacacacacacacacattctgtctctcatggttgaggtttacccatgttgactattacaggcctccctaatattttcaagcgggagaacttgcacaattagtggttgactaaacccCACTgtaaccccttttgtactgtttattgtgcgttttcaatagtGGTAGACTACTTATGTCGAGTTTACGTGATTGTTTCAGATGATGTGCGGATGCtaactgatacagcaataacaaaagatcagCATCTATCAGCTTTGTAAATCTTtaaccacaaagtgtgcagagAAAATTCTTTTCACCCAGTGTGTGTACTCGTGTGTTTTGTTAACGATTGCCTCGAACAAAATCTTTTTTCGCAGCGAGAGCAGGCAAAAGgcgtctctccagtgtgtgttcttgtgtgtctcTTTAAACATCCCTTATAAGTGAATGCTCTACCACAAGATGTGCATTGCAAAGGCTTCTCTCTAGTGTGTGTTTTAAAGTGACGGTTTAGTAGTTCTTTCCGAGAGAATCTTTTATGGCaaactgagcaggcaaaaggcttctctccagtgtgtgtacgtgtgtgtcTTGTTAAATCATGCTTCGTACAAAATCTTTTATTGCAGCgagagcaggcaaaaggcttctctccagtgtgtgtacgcgtgTGTATTGTTAAATCATGCTTCTTACAAAATCTTTTATTGCAGTGAGAGCAGGCAAaaagcttctctccagtgtgtgttcttgtgtggttGATTAAAACGTCTTTCGcgatgaatcttttaccacaacttgtgcagacaaaaggcttctctccagtgtgtgtgagtgtgtgtctcTTTAAACATCCCTTAGAAGTGAACGCTCTACCACAAGATGTGCAttgaaaaggcttctctccagtgtgtgcttTAAAGTGACGGTTTAGTAGTTCTTTCCGAGAGAATCTTTTATGgcaaactgagcagggaaaaggcttctctccggtGTGTGTACGCATGTGTCTTTTTAAGAGATTTTTCTGAGAAAATGTTTTCTCACAAAGTGAGCAGGTAAAAGGTTTCCCAACCACTTTTGTGCTTCTTTTCAATGAAGACTTGTTGAAGAATTTTGAAGCATCTTGGTCAAAGTCCTTATCCTCCTCATCAGTGTTAAAATCAGAAGAGTGTGAAGTTACGTCGTCACTCTCTGAGAGCGGCGCTAACAAACCGTCAGGTTGCGATTGTCCCTCTCCTTTTGTTGTCAAGTTTTGAAATGAGCTGTCGCTCGAAGGTTTTGCTGCTCCGCTCTTTTCGCTTGGACCTTCATCTTCTTCACTCTTTACACTGACAGTCATTAAAAACTTGGGGATTTCCTCttcctgttcttcttctttaatACTGGGGGTCTCTGGCTCCTGCTCCTGTTTAATGTACGGCATCTCCGACTCCTCCCGTTTAATGAGGAGGGGATCGTGCTTCTGAGGGTGGCGCTCTTTCATAGTGACTTCTGCGGGATActggaaaatgaaaaatatcacGTCATCTGATAAAGTCGAGCTTTGCTAAGTCTCCCGCCatgattttcatgtttttttgttttttttttaccgagacCAAGACCTCgttcagactggcagccaaaatgtaaagggttcagcggctaacctcttttcacttgctgaatgtgccagtccattttcccccctcaaatgcacgtgtgatcggctgatgacttgcatttggaatttctcacatttctgcataaaaccactatcaaatgtgatctgatctttgtcaaaatcaaaccgATGAATAAACAttagtgctttaactaaaaccacccaaacattttaaggttttcatttattaatgaggatagtatgcaaacaatgacagaaggggggaaactaagtgaaccctctgcctaagtggACAAAGTGCGtgtaagtcttaaatagcattataatgtgaattaaaatcatattttgagacgattcgactagacacaatttggcaaagagcagacgacgagaaattagtcttttaatctgccatttcGCCCAGTCTCCCGTTATAGCGCTATAGCGTCCCCAAATGAaggatgacgttggcagggtcacgatttcatctgatttagaatacgGCCCATTGAggtggaattattcagaatgaggaaaatgcgacgaagagagcagcaaaacgtcattgtttcaatgtctctattccaatattttgacaggatattctttttatccaagtatttttccccagttgctaaataaatggtatggtcatgacaaataggagtcttgtgctaaatggaatataaaatattaaaaatgcatttattcagtactacatggcaaaattactccataatggtcaaaactgtcgacttcacctttgctgtcgcacctcccgaacgatattataTGCCACCatcgttagtccggcttttgtcatttccctgccctggcttcgaAGAATGTAGACAaatcaggaggcgtgacagctagccgacatcctaacccgaaccaagtgacgtctcaaagtcttattttcccttttcgaagcaaaaaaaattcacacaaaactaccccttgatcatgtcacacggcggcggggttctcGATTGTTTTCGCCGATCGTCTTCGCCAATCGGCAAAGCGcccggtggcgagcaagttacaggtcgtcgttcccctgctactacggacaggagagctcgccggggaagcagctggacagtaccgccggacaaactggccgacgtcggaggaacgcgtagctgccacatggtcaacacgaatataatgaaaattaatggtttactacacggcgacgaCATAAACAAAgatcggcgtgcagttgttgtgcagccaacatgacagacagaatgtgtcttAGGACATCTTTTCTACCtgcccatccatgatgaaacgaaagtaaatagtcctttatttaaagaaagtttgtagcgtttactttgcaatcgctgtattcgcggccatttttaacacaaagttgcaatttctgatggggttgaacatTTGActtaacaccgggcacatgaagagggcaataaacaGAGAAAAAACTAATAgcccccccatctgcggcggaatggaaccccaGTGGTGTCATTTGTTTCagcctcgttagtgctggatggtgctgtaaaaagttttgtttgaactgctacggttttcgagatattcataataatgtatcgtgatgacgtcacgcgcagcccccatctgcggcggaatggaacggcgatgatgccatttgATTCTGCCTCAGTGCTGGTttatgctgtaaaaagttttgtttgaactgccatCGTtttgtacagggtgacccaaaaagatgcgtacccatgaaaatttcaattgtgactttgattaaaaagctatttatttcaaattacaaccacacattattcagtttatggaagaccattcaccagtgtttcagctatttctgtcaatttttagtcaatttatggctttcccaagatgtgttccaaatgtccaccattccgttgcaagcaaacctgtactcgtctgacgaagttgtcaatcacttttacacactccTCTTTCGGGATGGCTCTTATTTTTGCTGTGATGGCAGTTTTCAGTTCCTCAATTGTTTGTGGATTTCCCTGGTATACATTGTCTTTGAGGAAACCCCACAGATAAAAATCtggggggttaagatctggtgaGTGCGGGGCCCATTCCACATCGCATCTTCTGCTTATGAGTCTCTCTTCGAACCTCTGCCTCAACCAAGCAATGGTTTCGTTGGCTGTATGAGGTGTGGCCCCGTCTTGCTGATACCATTGTGAAGCTCTCACAACCCTTCCCAACccgaaatggtgaaggcatgtgtggcggttggttgcagtaacagagaagatagacggagagacttgaagttctaccgtattccgagagacctggagaggagagcgagatggactgctgcaattcgacgagaaaactgggcaccaaacgatcaccacagattatgtagtagtaattttatatctggtaagatgcatttaatatatatttagagggttttgggctgacaaccacaattaagatcattgcgaggctaatcgccgacaacatacagtttcaaattcaagatgcttatttcttccaccatcattattttttgaataatatttagctggtaccaagtgaaagaagctggcctcatctacagatcatcagttaaacgggtgtgtccaaaccttttgcaaagagggccaaatttggtgtggtaaaaatgcggggggctaccttggctgatttacatggaacaatatatttaaacaaattttagcaagcccttctgtgtgtcacatttgctttattttttttttttaattcataatttcaacaatctcgtctttgtggcgttctcttttgacactcgggctcttgcgaaatactgctgctgtgaaattaaactagattcaagttgctataatttctcgctgcgtatcttccctgtaatgttgtcgtacatgtcagcgtgtcttgtttgctaatatcgcgtcacatcgaactctttgaaaacagcgactgtctctttgcaaatgaggcagacacagctgttgcgtattttattgaacaaATAGTGCATtattcacctatccttgaagcatcggccatcgcagtcaactttttttttattgattgtcgccattttagaaaattggaagtgctgctcttaaagtttttcaaagtttcgtgagaataggctgagtttctgtggacaagatagttgtagatatcaggatagcagatgtcaggcagagagggcgaagacagcgggtcgaaaaatatcgatttaggcatcaaatatggatctggcggaaTGGatcgactgaagcttttccacataacgccttttatgcaacgcatccaatgagtttacagcgtctgaaagcaccggggcttccatgaattgcactataaattgcacgacaaattgaaaccattgagaatacggataaacaattacggacaatatggtggccggatacagcgacatgtcattgtgtgacgttggtgagtggggtctataggcagtgactcatactcagcaggaaatgacctgtaaatgaacagcaagtgacctgcaaatgccccgaaaattggacagaattactgcaaatgctctggttttgaattggTGGTGCAAcgaataatcgattaactcgagtatttgattagaaaaaattcaaattaaattttgctgctgcgactattcgtttaattaaagtggcgttgtaatggtttgttttagagctgaaacgagtactcgagcaactcgagtttaaaaactgatccgagtaattttattcacctcgagtaatcgtttattttgacagctctaagaatcacgttttgctcggactacttttaatgcgggacaacacgctgtcacgtgcggagaggaagaaggaaaaaaaaacaaaaaaccttactgcagccgacagccgccacaaacgacgccgacattgctaaatactagcccgcacgatgctacgttggtacaggcaGCGTCTGataagtctcatagagatcacatgtacgttgaactagatgcccaatgacagactcggccgcgtctgggcagcgttagtaaacagccgccatcttaaagcagtagagcactaagcgctaataaagagcgctaagcgctaataaataagattaacgttactgtcgctactagctcacgtaacgttagccctgcggagggctaggtttcaattaattatgaccactgacgatgcgtggctaacgtgtcttacatacaggctttaacataacatagcattgtggagtgatgagggtgtaaaataaaaacttattaatgctaactatcaattttagctcagtagtcattgctggataaaacaccaagtagcactaatgtgctccaatacagcctgtatcatacatttattttgaacactgcaaaaactcaaaatcctatcaggacttacagtttagactaacttaaaacttaacaagaacttaaaaatggcttgacacaaagagaaattcaattgaaacacgtgggaaaaaatcctaacttttaagtgatgtgtgttatcaagcgtaatggcatttttagctaagattatatatatttttttttaaataagatctaaaagttttttgagtgaaagcagtgaattagtcttttttttattattctagttacatctgagatgcaattgttggctgttttcaacaataaacatcgaaaataaagacattgattgactgaaaatggttcaagattagatgaaatgtcttgttttctcatgtatatttataattgctcttcacctaaaaatatatttgttttatccgattactcgattaatcgatagaattttcagtcgattactcgattactaaaatattcgatagctgcagccttagtttgttttgaaagtgtttgcatttatttttattgatttgggtggattcacggccctctagtctacctcattttacatggctgaatccatctgctccctgttaagaccaacataagctaagttgttgtttgagctaatgattttttttaatgcattcgtaatttagtttaaaggtatatttagcctttttttgtgggaatatgtgtctgagccctttgttaagagcattgtaaaaaagcgttagcattttatagcatttaagctagcggactattgctatgtaagttagccaattgttcttttgttgtacatagatcctctttttttataccgtgtgaggctcagctgagctatttaaaatatttatgttccttatcagattattcgattattcaaactaaatagttcatcgattaatccactactaaaataaacgatagctgcagccctatttcgcatgaacgaacgttcccagtctaaatggattgggtgtcgagcaccgccAATGGCAGCCTTAAGAGTTACCCGAGGCACAAATatgctttttaaaacgatatctcgattcttggcaggagcatatcgataaccttttgggatccaaagcatcacgatatatcaccatgtcgatattttgtcacacccctatagaccctacccacgtgacgtcacaactccttcctcctgactggtgccgcccacttgaccgtcaacacatcatgtttccctgttacggctacatacattcctcctatttacagcgtgtttttctgctccttaacattaataatcaaaatggtgaaggcgtgtgtggctgttggttgcactaacagagaagatggaaggagagacttgaagttttaccgtattccgagggatccaaagaggagagcgaaatggacggctgcaattcgacgtgaaaactgggcaccacaaaatcaccac includes:
- the LOC130905251 gene encoding oocyte zinc finger protein XlCOF6.1-like isoform X1 encodes the protein MRYPAEVTMKERHPQKHDPLLIKREESEMPYIKQEQEPETPSIKEEEQEEEIPKFLMTVSVKSEEDEGPSEKSGAAKPSSDSSFQNLTTKGEGQSQPDGLLAPLSESDDVTSHSSDFNTDEEDKDFDQDASKFFNKSSLKRSTKVVGKPFTCSLCEKTFSQKNLLKRHMRTHTGEKPFPCSVCHKRFSRKELLNRHFKAHTGEKPFQCTSCGRAFTSKGCLKRHTLTHTGEKPFVCTSCGKRFIAKDVLINHTRTHTGEKLFACSHCNKRFCKKHDLTIHTRTHTGEKPFACSRCNKRFCTKHDLTRHTRTHTGEKPFACSVCHKRFSRKELLNRHFKTHTREKPLQCTSCGRAFTYKGCLKRHTRTHTGETPFACSRCEKRFCSRQSLTKHTSTHTG
- the LOC130905251 gene encoding gastrula zinc finger protein XlCGF17.1-like isoform X2; the encoded protein is MKERHPQKHDPLLIKREESEMPYIKQEQEPETPSIKEEEQEEEIPKFLMTVSVKSEEDEGPSEKSGAAKPSSDSSFQNLTTKGEGQSQPDGLLAPLSESDDVTSHSSDFNTDEEDKDFDQDASKFFNKSSLKRSTKVVGKPFTCSLCEKTFSQKNLLKRHMRTHTGEKPFPCSVCHKRFSRKELLNRHFKAHTGEKPFQCTSCGRAFTSKGCLKRHTLTHTGEKPFVCTSCGKRFIAKDVLINHTRTHTGEKLFACSHCNKRFCKKHDLTIHTRTHTGEKPFACSRCNKRFCTKHDLTRHTRTHTGEKPFACSVCHKRFSRKELLNRHFKTHTREKPLQCTSCGRAFTYKGCLKRHTRTHTGETPFACSRCEKRFCSRQSLTKHTSTHTG